A window of bacterium contains these coding sequences:
- a CDS encoding DUF5009 domain-containing protein, with protein MILVNNPGSWENSYAQLKHAVWHGWTFTDWIFPFFLFIVGVAMTFSFPKRLAQGQTKKQLLLHTLRRAAILFALGLVVNGFPFGLIFNHEFSWATFRIPGVLQRIAICFLIASIVFLTTKIRGQIIWTVTLLAAYWLLVKLVPVPGFGAGVMEPTGNLCWFVDSTFLHGHTWIYAPAEGFDPEGIVSTIPAIASTLFGVLTGQWLRSDRSREEKTAWMFVIGQAMLLLGVIFDNWLPINKNMWTSSYSIFMTGWALSCLAMFYWLIDVKGLQRWAKPFTISAVRLSFRSDFAGCFS; from the coding sequence AACAGCTATGCGCAGCTCAAGCATGCCGTCTGGCACGGCTGGACTTTCACTGATTGGATTTTTCCGTTCTTTCTTTTTATCGTCGGCGTGGCCATGACGTTTTCGTTTCCGAAACGTCTCGCGCAGGGTCAAACGAAAAAGCAATTGCTGCTGCACACTCTTCGACGCGCCGCTATTTTGTTCGCGCTTGGTCTGGTCGTGAATGGTTTCCCGTTCGGCTTGATTTTCAATCATGAATTCTCGTGGGCGACATTTCGCATTCCCGGCGTGCTGCAGCGCATCGCGATTTGTTTCTTGATCGCCAGCATCGTTTTTCTGACGACAAAGATTCGCGGGCAGATCATCTGGACGGTGACGTTGCTCGCAGCCTATTGGCTCCTGGTCAAGCTTGTTCCGGTGCCAGGATTTGGCGCCGGCGTGATGGAGCCGACGGGAAATTTGTGCTGGTTCGTTGACTCAACCTTTTTGCACGGGCACACGTGGATTTATGCGCCTGCCGAGGGCTTTGATCCGGAGGGAATCGTGAGCACAATTCCCGCGATTGCCTCGACGCTGTTCGGTGTGTTGACCGGACAATGGCTGCGATCGGATCGCAGCCGCGAAGAGAAGACAGCCTGGATGTTTGTCATCGGACAAGCAATGCTGTTGCTCGGCGTCATCTTCGACAACTGGCTGCCTATCAACAAAAATATGTGGACAAGCTCCTACAGCATTTTCATGACCGGCTGGGCGTTGAGCTGCCTCGCAATGTTTTATTGGTTAATCGACGTTAAAGGCTTGCAACGTTGGGCCAAGCCATTTACCATCAGTGCTGTCCGGTTGAGCTTTAGAAGCGATTTTGCGGGCTGTTTTTCTTGA